A single genomic interval of Thermoanaerobaculia bacterium harbors:
- a CDS encoding FG-GAP repeat protein, which translates to MLRSTLVAASPCRFACTMPVSMLLAWLAAVPLGAQLTLTGNYRVFQSDAGGLVEAGDSFGQTLAAGDWNGDGWDDLAVGTPGEDVGVISNAGGVVILFGSALGVGKGPLADQGFHQDSPGVEDLAEAGDQFGGALAAGDWNGDHYADLAVGVPFEDLDGVSNAGAVHIFVGSAAGLVPAPANSIVSGMSFGVGVYALERDGRFGAALVACDRNGDGRDELVIGIPSSIVDPPTRSGAIIELPGYASGVTPSGAVYRDSPDDALEDLFGFSLACGNLDQTGAGDLLVGAPRAPVGGDPGAARNGAVWRIASSGTIESHASAAGGSGLRGYSVAAGDFEGEGYDQAIWGLPGRGSQGVYMSGGANWDGPPALAQGANGYADAAELWDMFGQVISTGDFNRDGNADVAFGVPEEDLFDGTDDEVIEAGLVQVVQSNNNGPLGADQLFHWGAEIGFAPLFEDLFGAALAAGDFNKDGIDDLAVGAPGAEWNGAAKTGIVQIFHGSKPNWIFGDGFETGTHWKWSSTVP; encoded by the coding sequence ATGCTCCGATCGACCCTCGTTGCCGCCTCGCCGTGCAGGTTCGCCTGCACCATGCCGGTTTCCATGCTCCTCGCCTGGCTCGCTGCGGTACCGCTCGGCGCCCAGCTCACGCTCACCGGCAACTACCGGGTCTTCCAGTCCGACGCCGGTGGCCTGGTCGAGGCGGGCGACTCCTTCGGCCAGACGCTGGCGGCCGGCGACTGGAACGGCGACGGCTGGGACGATCTCGCGGTCGGGACTCCGGGCGAAGACGTCGGAGTGATCAGCAATGCGGGCGGCGTCGTGATCCTCTTCGGCAGCGCTCTCGGCGTCGGCAAGGGGCCGCTCGCGGACCAGGGATTCCACCAGGATTCCCCGGGCGTCGAGGATCTCGCCGAAGCGGGCGACCAGTTCGGCGGTGCTCTCGCGGCCGGCGACTGGAACGGCGACCACTACGCCGACCTGGCGGTCGGCGTGCCGTTCGAAGACCTCGACGGCGTCTCGAATGCCGGTGCCGTCCATATTTTCGTCGGCAGTGCCGCGGGTCTGGTACCCGCGCCAGCGAACTCCATCGTGAGCGGGATGTCGTTCGGCGTCGGCGTCTACGCCCTCGAGCGCGACGGCCGCTTCGGCGCCGCTCTCGTCGCCTGCGACCGGAACGGTGACGGGCGCGACGAGCTCGTGATCGGGATCCCGAGCTCCATCGTCGACCCGCCGACGCGCTCGGGGGCGATCATCGAGCTGCCCGGCTACGCGAGCGGTGTGACGCCCTCGGGCGCCGTGTACCGCGACTCGCCCGACGACGCGCTCGAGGACCTCTTCGGCTTCTCGCTGGCGTGTGGCAACCTGGACCAGACCGGCGCCGGCGACCTTCTGGTCGGCGCTCCCCGGGCGCCGGTGGGGGGCGACCCCGGGGCCGCCCGCAACGGGGCGGTCTGGAGGATCGCGAGCAGCGGCACGATCGAGTCGCATGCCTCCGCGGCGGGAGGGTCCGGACTCAGGGGGTACAGCGTCGCGGCCGGCGACTTCGAAGGCGAGGGTTACGACCAGGCCATCTGGGGGCTCCCCGGGAGAGGAAGCCAGGGCGTGTACATGTCGGGGGGCGCGAACTGGGACGGCCCCCCAGCGCTCGCCCAGGGCGCCAACGGGTACGCCGACGCCGCCGAGCTCTGGGACATGTTCGGCCAGGTGATCTCCACGGGCGACTTCAACCGTGACGGCAACGCCGACGTTGCCTTCGGTGTCCCGGAAGAGGATCTCTTCGACGGCACGGACGATGAGGTCATCGAAGCGGGATTGGTGCAGGTCGTCCAGAGCAACAACAACGGCCCGCTCGGAGCCGACCAGCTCTTCCATTGGGGGGCAGAGATCGGCTTCGCCCCGCTCTTCGAAGACCTGTTCGGCGCCGCCCTCGCCGCCGGCGATTTCAACAAGGACGGTATCGACGACCTGGCTGTCGGTGCACCCGGCGCCGAATGGAACGGTGCCGCGAAGACCGGCATCGTGCAGATCTTCCACGGCTCGAAGCCGAACTGGATCTTCGGCGACGGCTTCGAGACCGGCACGCACTGGAAGTGGAGCTCGACCGTTCCCTGA
- a CDS encoding MFS transporter, with translation MLQPTRATPAATTHAEPPRPPSARWALAALALSMLLAALGTSIANVALPTIAQEFAASFQAVQWVVLAYLLAVTTLIVGVGRLGDLFGRRGMLLAGIALFTLASIGCGVAPGLGWLIAARAVQGLGAAFLLALSLAFVGEVVPPERTGSAMGLLGSMSALGTALGPSLGGLLVAGPGWRAIFLLQAPLGLLAWWLARRNLPATAARSGAARSGFDLAGTLLLALALAAYALAMTLGRGSFGPLNLALILAAACLAALFVQVERRSPSPLVRLAMFREATLRAGLASSALVSTVIMATMVVGPFYLSRTLALDAVRVGLLLSLGPLVAALTAVPAGRIADRFGASRMTLAGLGAMAAGAAALALLPATLGAPGYLAPIVVVTAGYALFQTANNTTVLSNLAPDQRGFVSGLLNLSRNLGLITGASFMGAVFTLASSTNDLATAPPIAVAMGMRSTFAVAAVLIVVALGVTGRSRPAAASEHLARPEQRMAGFEAVGEELPVGARRAGALVGADIAAVAGGAVGDRREIDPAEAGPGVAVATLVAGRARARAGVDRRRERRKQRAVGRQRFIAPVVQDVEPRIER, from the coding sequence ATGCTCCAGCCGACCCGCGCAACGCCCGCTGCGACGACCCACGCAGAGCCTCCTCGTCCGCCATCGGCGCGCTGGGCTCTCGCCGCCCTCGCGCTCTCCATGCTGCTCGCTGCGCTCGGAACGAGTATCGCCAACGTCGCCCTGCCGACGATCGCGCAGGAGTTCGCCGCCTCGTTCCAGGCAGTCCAGTGGGTCGTGCTGGCCTACCTCCTCGCCGTCACCACGCTGATCGTCGGCGTCGGCCGGCTCGGCGACCTCTTCGGCCGCCGCGGGATGCTCCTCGCCGGGATTGCCCTGTTCACGCTGGCATCGATCGGTTGCGGCGTCGCGCCGGGGCTCGGATGGCTGATCGCCGCGCGCGCGGTTCAGGGGCTCGGCGCGGCCTTCCTTCTCGCCCTTTCTCTCGCCTTCGTCGGCGAGGTCGTTCCGCCAGAAAGGACCGGCAGCGCCATGGGGCTGCTCGGATCGATGTCCGCGCTCGGCACCGCTCTCGGTCCCTCGCTCGGCGGCCTTCTGGTCGCTGGTCCCGGCTGGCGGGCGATCTTTCTCCTGCAGGCACCGCTCGGTCTTCTGGCCTGGTGGCTCGCCCGTCGCAACCTCCCCGCCACTGCCGCGAGATCCGGCGCGGCTCGCTCCGGCTTCGACCTCGCCGGTACGCTCCTGCTGGCGCTGGCGCTCGCGGCCTACGCCCTCGCCATGACGCTCGGACGCGGCAGCTTCGGCCCGCTCAACCTCGCGCTGATTCTGGCTGCAGCGTGCCTCGCCGCTCTCTTCGTGCAGGTCGAGCGGCGCTCGCCTTCGCCGCTCGTCCGGCTGGCGATGTTCCGCGAGGCGACGCTGCGTGCAGGACTCGCCTCGAGCGCGCTCGTCTCTACCGTGATCATGGCGACGATGGTCGTCGGTCCGTTCTACCTCTCTCGCACGCTCGCGCTCGACGCGGTCCGCGTCGGACTCCTGCTCTCGCTCGGCCCGCTGGTCGCCGCCCTCACCGCCGTGCCAGCCGGACGGATCGCGGACCGCTTCGGAGCGTCACGCATGACACTCGCCGGCCTCGGCGCGATGGCGGCCGGTGCTGCGGCCCTGGCGTTGCTCCCGGCCACGCTGGGGGCGCCCGGCTACCTCGCTCCCATCGTCGTCGTCACCGCCGGCTACGCGCTCTTCCAGACGGCCAACAACACCACCGTGCTGTCGAACCTGGCTCCGGACCAACGGGGGTTCGTCTCGGGCCTGCTCAATCTGTCGCGCAACCTGGGACTGATCACCGGGGCTTCGTTCATGGGAGCGGTCTTCACGCTCGCGTCGTCGACGAACGACCTCGCGACCGCACCCCCGATTGCCGTCGCCATGGGCATGCGGAGCACCTTCGCCGTGGCGGCGGTCCTGATCGTCGTCGCGCTCGGCGTCACCGGCCGGAGCCGACCGGCGGCGGCCTCAGAGCACCTCGCTCGACCAGAGCAGCGTATGGCCGGCTTCGAAGCCGTCGGCGAAGAACTCCCGGTCGGCGCCCGGCGCGCCGGCGCGCTCGTGGGCGCCGATATCGCAGCCGTCGCTGGCGGAGCCGTTGGGGACCGGCGCGAGATCGACCCGGCGGAGGCCGGCCCCGGCGTCGCCGTAGCGACGCTGGTCGCCGGTCGAGCCCGGGCACGAGCCGGCGTCGATCGCCGGCGAGAGCGGCGAAAGCAGCGGGCGGTGGGTCGCCAGCGCTTCATCGCCCCAGTTGTTCAGGATGTCGAGCCGCGGATCGAGCGGTGA
- a CDS encoding LysR family transcriptional regulator has translation MADPDLNLLVTLDVLLAEGSVTRAGRRLRLSPSAMSRALARLRATTGDPLLVRAGRGLVPTPRALALRERVRPLVEEANEVLRPAGKLDLARLERTFTLRTREGFVENFGPALLARVLRDAPGVRLTFRQKLDRESAALREGRVDLETGVVGPTTGPELRAQALFGDRFVGVVRPGHPLTRGRITPARYAAGGHIHVDLRGPGSDQVDRALETLGRERNLVVYVDGFVAALALARATDLIATLPERHTGNLRSGLHSFRLPVATPEFTLSLLWHPRMDADPAHRWLRECVRAVCAERP, from the coding sequence ATGGCGGATCCCGACCTCAACCTGCTCGTCACTCTCGATGTGCTGCTGGCTGAGGGCAGCGTCACGCGCGCCGGGCGGCGCCTGCGGCTCAGCCCATCGGCGATGAGCCGGGCCCTGGCCCGCCTGCGCGCGACGACCGGCGATCCGCTGCTGGTGCGCGCTGGCCGCGGGCTCGTTCCCACGCCGCGGGCGCTCGCGCTGCGCGAACGGGTGCGGCCGCTCGTCGAGGAGGCGAACGAAGTGCTCCGCCCGGCCGGGAAGCTCGACCTGGCGCGCCTCGAGCGCACGTTCACCCTGCGCACCCGCGAGGGCTTCGTCGAGAACTTCGGGCCGGCCCTCCTGGCGCGCGTTCTGCGGGATGCGCCGGGGGTGCGGTTGACCTTTCGGCAGAAGCTCGACCGCGAGAGCGCCGCGCTGCGCGAAGGTCGGGTCGATCTGGAGACGGGTGTGGTCGGGCCGACGACCGGGCCGGAGCTGCGCGCGCAGGCGCTCTTCGGCGACCGCTTCGTCGGTGTCGTGCGCCCGGGGCATCCGCTGACACGCGGACGGATCACCCCCGCCCGCTACGCGGCGGGCGGGCACATCCATGTCGACCTGCGAGGCCCCGGCAGTGACCAGGTCGATCGGGCCCTCGAGACCCTGGGGCGCGAGCGGAACCTCGTCGTCTACGTCGACGGCTTCGTGGCCGCGCTGGCTCTCGCCCGCGCCACCGACCTGATCGCGACGCTCCCCGAGCGCCACACCGGAAACCTGCGCTCCGGCCTGCACAGCTTCCGCCTGCCCGTCGCGACTCCGGAGTTCACCCTCTCCCTGCTCTGGCATCCGCGCATGGACGCCGATCCCGCCCACCGCTGGCTGCGCGAATGTGTGCGCGCGGTCTGCGCTGAGCGACCCTGA
- a CDS encoding VOC family protein: protein MGVTTRDIFDAAPSVEPATPGSYGEAPDGFRLPEETSVGAVTLQVADLERSLEFYRTTLGLAELGRDEMGAVLGAGARPLVELRLWRGARPAGRGRLGLFHFAILVPDRSALGRFVQHLSQVGVRPGAGDHLVSEAFYLTDPDGLGIEVYADRPRALWRRNGRELLMATDPVDVPAVMAAGESGPWTGMPDGTTMGHVHLHVGDLELASRFYSQALGFDRIVWSYPGALFLSAGGYHHHLGTNLWAGPGARAPEPDQAQLLEWTLELPDAASVRSAAASLESAGFAAEIAPEGTSARTRDPWRTPLALVVRGSDPLSRTV from the coding sequence ATGGGCGTGACGACTCGCGACATCTTCGATGCAGCGCCGAGCGTGGAGCCGGCGACGCCCGGCAGTTACGGCGAAGCGCCTGATGGCTTTCGACTGCCGGAGGAAACGTCGGTCGGGGCGGTCACGCTCCAGGTCGCCGACCTCGAGCGTTCGCTCGAGTTCTACCGCACGACCCTCGGCTTGGCCGAGCTCGGAAGGGACGAGATGGGCGCCGTGCTCGGAGCTGGCGCCCGTCCGCTCGTCGAGCTGCGCCTTTGGCGCGGCGCCCGACCTGCGGGCCGCGGCCGGCTCGGTCTCTTCCACTTCGCGATCCTGGTCCCGGACCGGTCGGCGCTGGGCCGGTTCGTTCAGCATCTCTCCCAGGTCGGCGTCCGCCCCGGCGCCGGGGATCACCTGGTCAGCGAGGCGTTCTATCTCACCGATCCGGACGGGCTCGGCATCGAGGTCTACGCCGACCGACCGCGCGCCCTCTGGCGCCGCAACGGACGCGAGCTCCTGATGGCGACCGATCCGGTCGATGTTCCTGCGGTCATGGCTGCGGGCGAGAGCGGCCCCTGGACGGGAATGCCGGACGGCACGACGATGGGGCACGTCCACCTCCACGTCGGCGACCTCGAGCTCGCCTCACGCTTCTATTCGCAGGCGCTCGGCTTCGATCGCATCGTCTGGAGCTACCCCGGAGCTCTCTTCCTCTCGGCGGGGGGCTACCACCACCACCTCGGCACCAACCTCTGGGCCGGCCCGGGCGCCCGCGCACCCGAACCCGACCAGGCGCAGCTCCTCGAGTGGACGCTAGAGCTGCCGGACGCCGCGTCGGTCCGGAGCGCCGCCGCGAGTCTCGAGAGCGCCGGATTCGCGGCCGAGATCGCTCCCGAAGGAACCAGTGCCCGGACCCGAGACCCGTGGCGGACGCCACTCGCCCTCGTGGTCCGCGGATCCGACCCGCTTTCGCGAACGGTCTGA
- a CDS encoding RNA polymerase sigma factor yields the protein MARRTARLFDEYLAAAARVGDRGAFGQLAERWQPKLLAHAWRLLGEADAARDVVQSAWIDIARGLGRLEDASLFAAWAYRIVSRRAADAIRERVRARRLGAAFAAESPGTDDTAGRMETAADVEPLARAIAGLPPDQRAAVALFYMEELSVAEIAVAMSVPAGTVKTRLMHARAKLRAALKGEGHG from the coding sequence ATGGCCCGCAGAACCGCCCGCCTCTTCGATGAGTACCTGGCCGCCGCCGCGCGGGTCGGCGACCGCGGCGCCTTCGGGCAACTCGCCGAACGCTGGCAGCCGAAGCTCCTCGCCCACGCCTGGCGGCTGTTGGGCGAAGCGGACGCGGCGCGCGACGTGGTGCAGAGCGCCTGGATCGATATTGCGCGCGGCCTCGGACGCCTCGAGGACGCGTCGCTCTTCGCTGCCTGGGCCTACCGCATCGTCTCTCGCCGGGCGGCCGACGCGATCCGGGAGCGCGTCCGCGCCAGACGGCTCGGTGCTGCATTCGCTGCGGAATCGCCGGGCACCGACGACACGGCAGGTCGGATGGAAACGGCGGCGGATGTCGAGCCGCTGGCGAGAGCGATCGCCGGTTTGCCGCCCGACCAGCGGGCCGCAGTCGCGCTGTTCTACATGGAAGAGCTCAGCGTCGCGGAGATCGCCGTGGCGATGAGCGTGCCGGCGGGCACCGTGAAGACCCGCCTGATGCATGCGCGGGCGAAACTTCGCGCCGCACTGAAAGGAGAAGGCCATGGATGA
- a CDS encoding VOC family protein: MTPKNTICLWFDRNAHEAARFYAATFPDSKVTAVHKAPGDYPGGKEGDELTVEFTVLGIPCLGLNGGPEFPHSEAFSFQIATDDQAETDRYWNAIVGNGGQESACGWCKDRWGLNWQITPRVLTEAMAAGGSEAKRAFDAMMTMQKIDVAAIEAARRG, translated from the coding sequence ATGACGCCAAAGAACACGATCTGTCTCTGGTTCGACAGGAACGCCCACGAAGCGGCTCGGTTCTACGCCGCCACCTTTCCGGACAGCAAAGTGACCGCCGTTCACAAGGCGCCCGGAGACTACCCGGGCGGCAAGGAGGGGGATGAGCTCACGGTGGAGTTCACCGTTCTGGGTATTCCCTGCCTCGGCCTGAACGGTGGCCCGGAGTTTCCGCATAGCGAGGCCTTTTCCTTCCAGATCGCGACCGACGATCAGGCAGAGACGGACCGCTACTGGAATGCAATCGTCGGCAACGGCGGCCAGGAAAGCGCGTGCGGCTGGTGCAAGGACCGCTGGGGCCTCAACTGGCAGATCACCCCCCGCGTGCTCACCGAGGCGATGGCGGCGGGTGGCTCCGAGGCGAAGCGCGCCTTCGACGCGATGATGACGATGCAGAAGATCGACGTCGCCGCTATCGAGGCGGCTCGGCGGGGCTGA